Proteins encoded by one window of Streptomyces sp. NBC_01571:
- a CDS encoding AAA family ATPase gives MGQRSVRSRRTLYERESELTAVEEALSELTGLRKDGSEAPERPRGALLAFAGRAGIGKTTLLAEVRRRAAAKGCTVLSARGGEQEQRVAFHVARQLLQPHLAGFSEAELRASLGSWYAIVGPALGLCAAAEGAPPDQQGLRAGLDWVLTHLAVQRAPMVLVLDDAHWADPESLSWLAAFAPRAEELPLLLVVGYRPDELPDHAESFRVLPGRAGQRPVDLEPLSAAAVARLVREDLGAQADDAFCRECWAVTAGNPFEAVELTAKVRDRGLVPTEAGAHLLRDLAAAVKGSGLIARLERLGTSTVRFAWACAVLGTEIAPPLAAAVAGLGSEEAADAADALRGARILTGADTLEFVHPLVATAVYRAIPGGVRVALHGQAAWCVINEGLGPSAAARHLMESHPDGDVWVVQQLRAAARETQRAGAPDAARRYLARALREPPPFKERAAVLYELGCASLLTEPATTVNHLRAALEEPITDPELRHNVVYRLSQVLAHSDRLAEASETLARESRMTADARVRLRMQSEQFMWDAFRADEPDSPARSRRLTRLADRLTGRDLTERYVIGLRAWDATLRGEPAHVALEHAERALAGGLGWAEADRGFEVPILVALTFMYADRPGRTEELFAAGIADFESQGWHGAHLSFGYTILAYVRYRRGRLAEAEDFVRAGFRLAERVGPGTPVHWYAVATLVEILLARGRVAEAARTAEEYAFRAPFPAAVTFPDAQIVYGQLLLARGLTKDAAAELAAAGRRLDPRGIRNPSWCPWQLHLARAESHDAPDRAVATAHEAVQRARQYGAPSAVGQALRAAAEVSSGSARVKLLEESVAHLERSPAAYELACALVALGTELRRSGRPKEAAEHLYRGLDAAVQCGADGLVEEARDELAAAGLRPRRLHSTETDTLTARERTAAALTAGGRTADQVAEELHIDEPSVVRLLSAVYRKVGTDRTGLAAALGEQPPA, from the coding sequence ATGGGACAGCGCAGCGTACGCAGCAGAAGGACTCTCTACGAACGCGAGAGTGAACTCACCGCTGTCGAGGAGGCGTTGAGCGAGCTCACCGGTCTGCGCAAGGACGGCTCCGAAGCACCCGAGCGGCCCCGCGGCGCGCTCCTCGCCTTCGCCGGACGCGCCGGGATCGGCAAGACGACCCTCCTCGCCGAGGTGCGGCGGCGCGCCGCGGCCAAGGGCTGCACCGTCCTGTCCGCACGCGGCGGCGAGCAGGAACAGCGCGTCGCCTTCCACGTCGCCCGTCAACTCCTGCAACCGCACCTCGCCGGATTCTCGGAGGCCGAACTCCGCGCCTCGCTCGGCAGCTGGTACGCCATCGTCGGACCCGCGCTCGGCCTGTGCGCCGCCGCCGAGGGTGCTCCGCCCGACCAGCAGGGTCTGCGCGCCGGCCTCGACTGGGTCCTCACCCACCTCGCCGTCCAGCGCGCCCCGATGGTGCTCGTCCTCGACGACGCGCACTGGGCCGACCCCGAGTCGCTGAGCTGGCTCGCCGCCTTCGCGCCCCGCGCCGAGGAACTCCCGCTGCTGCTCGTCGTCGGCTACCGGCCCGATGAACTCCCCGACCACGCCGAGTCGTTCAGGGTCCTGCCGGGGCGTGCGGGCCAGCGCCCCGTCGATCTCGAACCACTCAGCGCCGCCGCCGTCGCACGGCTGGTGCGCGAGGACCTCGGCGCCCAGGCCGACGACGCGTTCTGCCGGGAGTGCTGGGCGGTCACGGCGGGCAACCCCTTCGAGGCGGTGGAACTGACCGCGAAGGTGCGCGACCGCGGGCTGGTCCCGACGGAAGCCGGCGCACACCTGCTGCGCGACCTCGCCGCCGCCGTCAAGGGCAGCGGCCTGATCGCCCGCCTCGAACGCCTGGGCACCTCCACCGTCCGCTTCGCCTGGGCTTGTGCGGTGCTCGGCACGGAGATCGCCCCGCCCCTTGCCGCGGCCGTCGCCGGACTCGGCTCCGAGGAGGCCGCCGACGCGGCGGACGCCCTGCGCGGCGCCCGGATCCTCACCGGCGCCGACACCCTGGAGTTCGTGCACCCGCTGGTCGCCACCGCCGTCTACCGCGCCATCCCCGGCGGTGTCCGCGTGGCCCTGCACGGCCAGGCCGCGTGGTGCGTGATCAACGAGGGCCTCGGCCCCTCCGCCGCCGCCCGCCACCTCATGGAGAGCCACCCCGACGGCGACGTCTGGGTCGTCCAGCAACTGCGCGCCGCCGCCCGTGAGACCCAGCGCGCCGGCGCCCCCGACGCGGCCCGCCGCTACCTCGCCCGCGCCCTGCGCGAACCACCGCCCTTCAAGGAACGCGCGGCCGTCCTGTACGAACTGGGCTGCGCCTCCCTGCTCACCGAACCGGCGACCACCGTCAACCACCTCAGGGCCGCCCTCGAGGAACCCATCACCGACCCCGAGCTGCGCCACAACGTCGTCTACCGGCTCTCCCAGGTCCTCGCCCACAGCGACCGGCTCGCCGAGGCCTCCGAGACGCTCGCCCGGGAGAGCCGGATGACCGCGGACGCCCGGGTACGGCTGCGCATGCAGTCCGAGCAGTTCATGTGGGACGCCTTCCGGGCCGACGAGCCCGACTCGCCCGCCCGCTCGCGCCGGCTGACCCGCCTCGCCGACCGACTGACCGGCCGCGACCTCACCGAGCGCTATGTCATCGGCCTGCGCGCCTGGGACGCCACACTGCGCGGCGAACCCGCCCACGTCGCACTGGAACACGCCGAGCGCGCCCTCGCCGGCGGCCTGGGCTGGGCCGAGGCCGACCGCGGCTTCGAAGTGCCCATCCTGGTCGCCCTCACCTTCATGTACGCGGACCGCCCGGGACGCACCGAGGAACTGTTCGCCGCCGGCATCGCCGACTTCGAGAGCCAGGGCTGGCACGGCGCCCACCTCTCCTTCGGCTACACGATCCTCGCCTACGTCCGCTACCGCCGCGGCCGGCTCGCCGAGGCCGAGGACTTCGTCCGCGCCGGCTTCCGGCTCGCCGAGCGCGTCGGGCCCGGCACCCCCGTCCACTGGTACGCCGTCGCCACCCTCGTCGAGATCCTGCTGGCCCGCGGCCGGGTCGCCGAGGCCGCCCGGACCGCCGAGGAGTACGCGTTCCGGGCGCCCTTCCCCGCCGCCGTGACCTTCCCCGACGCCCAGATCGTGTACGGGCAACTGCTGCTCGCCCGAGGCCTCACCAAGGACGCCGCAGCCGAGCTGGCGGCGGCCGGCCGCCGCCTCGACCCACGCGGCATCCGCAACCCCTCCTGGTGCCCGTGGCAGCTCCACCTGGCCCGCGCCGAGAGCCACGACGCACCGGACCGCGCCGTCGCCACCGCCCACGAAGCGGTGCAGCGCGCCCGCCAGTACGGCGCCCCCTCGGCCGTCGGCCAGGCACTGCGGGCCGCCGCCGAGGTCTCCTCGGGCTCCGCTCGCGTCAAACTCCTCGAAGAATCCGTGGCCCACCTGGAGCGCTCCCCGGCCGCGTACGAACTCGCGTGCGCCCTGGTCGCCCTGGGTACCGAGCTGCGCCGCTCGGGCCGCCCCAAGGAAGCCGCCGAACACCTCTACCGAGGGCTCGACGCGGCCGTACAGTGCGGCGCCGACGGGCTCGTCGAAGAGGCCCGTGACGAGCTGGCGGCCGCAGGGCTGCGCCCGCGCAGACTGCACAGCACCGAGACGGACACGCTCACCGCCCGGGAGCGCACGGCGGCCGCGCTCACCGCCGGGGGCCGCACCGCGGACCAGGTCGCCGAGGAACTGCACATCGACGAGCCGTCCGTCGTCCGGCTGCTCTCGGCGGTCTACCGGAAGGTGGGCACGGACCGTACGGGACTGGCGGCGGCGCTGGGCGAACAGCCACCCGCGTAG
- a CDS encoding DUF6282 family protein, which produces MTTTEDTGRPSPPPLQDVGFIDVHYHVGPDAYLRRHTAATAGAIYAGHGGWVVLKNHLGSTAAQAWEARQQGLPVSGSIVLNALAGGFDARAVEQAVIQHGEDSGLRLIVHLPTVTGRTHRSRLTRTPSQLLAGGLRPLTVADDSRVLRTEVREVLRAARDLPVVISTGHADAHEVRLLVDEAVRLDLPRLMLNQPANPMTGLTCKDLVEVAAAEQVWTEQTALTRLLEYQDLSDFTDVLSLLPRVVYSSDLGQPSQMDIEPWLEWSRSSFHQAELTPERIAEITRTEPLKMLSL; this is translated from the coding sequence ATGACGACCACTGAAGACACCGGGCGGCCCAGTCCCCCGCCCTTACAGGACGTCGGCTTCATCGACGTCCACTACCACGTAGGTCCGGACGCGTATCTGCGCCGCCACACCGCCGCCACCGCCGGTGCGATCTACGCCGGGCACGGGGGTTGGGTCGTCCTCAAGAACCACCTCGGCTCGACCGCGGCCCAGGCATGGGAGGCCCGCCAACAGGGGTTGCCCGTCTCCGGCTCGATCGTCCTCAACGCCCTGGCGGGAGGATTCGACGCGCGGGCCGTGGAACAGGCCGTCATCCAGCACGGCGAGGACAGCGGACTGCGCCTGATCGTCCATCTGCCCACGGTCACCGGCCGCACTCACCGCAGCCGGCTGACCCGCACCCCCTCCCAGCTCCTCGCCGGGGGCCTGCGCCCGCTCACCGTCGCCGACGACAGCCGGGTGTTGCGCACGGAGGTCCGTGAGGTCCTGCGCGCCGCACGGGATCTGCCGGTGGTCATCTCCACCGGCCACGCCGACGCCCACGAGGTGCGACTCCTGGTCGACGAGGCCGTACGGCTGGACCTGCCACGCCTGATGCTCAACCAGCCCGCCAATCCGATGACCGGGCTGACCTGCAAGGACCTCGTGGAGGTGGCCGCCGCGGAGCAGGTATGGACGGAGCAGACCGCGCTCACCCGACTTCTCGAATACCAGGACCTGTCCGACTTCACCGACGTCCTGTCCCTCCTGCCGAGGGTCGTCTACAGCTCCGACCTCGGCCAGCCGTCCCAGATGGACATCGAGCCATGGCTGGAGTGGAGCCGGTCGTCCTTCCACCAGGCCGAGTTGACTCCTGAACGGATCGCGGAGATCACCCGCACCGAGCCCCTGAAGATGCTGAGCCTGTGA
- a CDS encoding 4-oxalocrotonate tautomerase family protein — MPLIHVQQTPGKTAEQKAQLVRDLTDAYVQATGSKPESVWLTVQEIGTDSWSIAGETLAARAAKR; from the coding sequence ATGCCTCTCATCCACGTTCAGCAGACCCCCGGCAAGACCGCCGAACAGAAGGCCCAGTTGGTCCGTGACCTGACCGACGCGTATGTGCAGGCCACCGGCAGCAAGCCGGAGAGCGTGTGGCTGACGGTGCAGGAGATCGGTACCGACAGCTGGTCGATCGCCGGCGAGACGCTCGCGGCCCGAGCCGCCAAGCGCTGA
- a CDS encoding isocitrate/isopropylmalate family dehydrogenase, whose translation MNRKTVAVLPGDGIGPEVLDAALPVIETLGLPVDLEFGDIGWEYWRSEGTPVPDRTWDLIGRSDAVLLGATTSKPRREALAELAPELRASAPQYISPIIQLRQRLDLFANLRPVENHLGGGTPYRFCVVRENTEGLYAGLDWNHVPDEMWPLVADHPNVRRSGRPGATASVRLQTSHGLDRILRFAFETARGHGYERVTLADKPNVLRHSSAYVLERLEAIAADYPEIPFEVLNVDAVALWMARRPERFGVIVAENMFGDILSDLGGGVMGGLGLAPSANIGEAGNYFEPVHGSAPAMAGHGRANPVAAFLTIGLLLEHLGFEGEARGVRDAVRHVTRRRDRVTYDLGGGATTTEAAQAVMDACREVPHAPTSAVVTIGDELLRGDLEDSNARVASRMLAERGIPVRVRHTIGDDEAGIADAIRPSLGRDDVIVVMGGLGPTSDDVTRGAVARALGRPLEHREEAWQGRGPPHPIRRRHPRRQPPSGTVHRGRRPAAQPQRYCLGLPDPGPGKHRDHAPRAAARMPSDAGVRAARRPVAPPRPPRGDRRLPPHARPHRSGRGSPRR comes from the coding sequence ATGAACCGCAAGACCGTCGCAGTCCTGCCCGGCGACGGAATCGGACCGGAGGTCCTGGACGCCGCGCTGCCGGTGATCGAGACACTCGGCCTGCCCGTCGACCTCGAATTCGGTGACATCGGCTGGGAGTACTGGCGGAGCGAGGGCACCCCCGTTCCCGACCGTACCTGGGACCTGATCGGCCGCAGCGACGCCGTGCTGCTCGGCGCCACCACCAGCAAGCCACGCCGCGAGGCACTCGCGGAGCTGGCTCCCGAACTGCGTGCGTCTGCCCCGCAGTACATCTCGCCCATCATCCAACTCCGCCAGCGTCTCGACCTGTTCGCCAATCTGCGACCGGTGGAGAACCACCTCGGCGGCGGCACCCCGTACCGCTTCTGCGTGGTCCGGGAGAACACCGAGGGTCTGTACGCGGGCCTGGACTGGAACCACGTACCGGACGAGATGTGGCCGCTGGTCGCCGACCACCCCAACGTCCGCCGCAGCGGCCGCCCGGGCGCAACGGCCAGCGTCCGGCTGCAGACCTCGCACGGCCTGGACCGCATCCTGCGCTTCGCCTTCGAGACCGCCCGCGGCCACGGCTACGAACGGGTCACCCTCGCCGACAAGCCCAACGTCCTGCGGCACAGCAGCGCGTACGTCCTGGAACGGCTGGAGGCGATCGCCGCCGACTACCCGGAGATCCCCTTCGAGGTCCTCAACGTGGACGCGGTCGCCCTGTGGATGGCGCGCCGCCCGGAGCGCTTCGGCGTGATCGTCGCCGAGAACATGTTCGGCGACATCCTCTCCGACCTCGGCGGCGGCGTGATGGGCGGACTCGGCCTGGCGCCCAGCGCCAACATCGGTGAGGCCGGCAACTACTTCGAGCCGGTGCACGGCAGCGCCCCGGCGATGGCCGGACACGGGCGCGCCAATCCCGTCGCGGCGTTCCTCACCATCGGCCTGTTGCTGGAGCACCTCGGCTTCGAGGGCGAGGCGCGTGGTGTCCGGGACGCCGTACGCCATGTCACCCGCCGGCGCGACCGGGTCACTTACGACCTGGGCGGTGGCGCCACCACCACCGAGGCGGCCCAGGCGGTCATGGACGCCTGCCGCGAGGTCCCGCACGCCCCGACCTCAGCCGTCGTCACCATCGGGGACGAACTGCTCCGCGGTGATCTGGAGGACTCCAACGCCCGTGTCGCCTCGCGGATGCTCGCCGAGCGCGGCATCCCGGTCCGCGTCCGCCACACCATCGGCGACGACGAGGCCGGCATCGCCGACGCCATCCGTCCCTCCCTCGGCCGCGACGACGTGATCGTGGTGATGGGCGGGCTGGGCCCCACCTCGGACGACGTGACCCGCGGTGCCGTCGCCCGCGCGCTGGGACGCCCGCTCGAACACCGCGAGGAGGCGTGGCAGGGTCGTGGACCGCCTCACCCGATTCGGCGTCGCCATCCACGACGACAACCGCCGTCAGGCACTGTTCACCGAGGGCGCCGACCTGCTGCCCAACCTCAACGGTACTGCCTGGGGCTGCCGGACCCAGGTCCAGGAAAGCACCGTGATCATGCTCCCCGGGCCGCCGCGCGAATGCCTTCCGATGCTGGAGTCCGTGCTGCGCGACGGCCTGTCGCACCTCCCCGACCCCCCCGAGGTGACCGCCGTCTTCCGCCGCACGCTCGGCCTCATCGAAGCGGACGCGGCAGCCCTCGTCGATGA
- a CDS encoding LysR family transcriptional regulator — MELRQIQYFVTVAEELHFGRAAERLHIGQPAVSQQVRRLERELGTQLFDRSGRTVTLTPVGHALLPEGRELLKARDSFAATAQRLTTPSAAAFRVGISSALGPRLDDFLDALPDRGAGTRFEFQTLDARTRLEEVGAGRLDAAFVRGLEHAPGLRLLGLWHDPLLVALPASHALAAHRRLDLADLAGLPLRIASRGENAVLFDAVVAACRAAGFEPTFGPPSTRLQDTLAELGAGATGWTLMYPTAANTVSSRRISLLPLIGDPLTIRMSLAVRENADPARLELLTAASARVRRKVAGEN; from the coding sequence GTGGAACTGCGTCAGATTCAGTACTTCGTCACCGTTGCCGAGGAGCTGCATTTCGGCAGGGCGGCCGAGCGGCTGCACATAGGCCAGCCCGCGGTCAGCCAGCAGGTGCGCCGGCTGGAGCGGGAGCTGGGCACCCAGCTCTTCGACCGTTCCGGTCGCACCGTGACCCTCACCCCGGTCGGCCACGCCCTGCTGCCCGAGGGCCGCGAACTACTGAAGGCGCGGGACTCCTTCGCCGCCACGGCGCAACGGCTCACCACGCCGAGCGCCGCCGCCTTCCGTGTCGGCATCAGCTCCGCCCTGGGGCCCCGGCTGGACGACTTCCTGGACGCGCTACCCGACCGCGGCGCCGGCACCCGCTTCGAGTTCCAGACCCTCGACGCCCGCACGCGCCTGGAAGAGGTAGGTGCCGGACGGCTGGACGCGGCCTTCGTCCGCGGCCTCGAACACGCTCCTGGCCTGCGACTTCTCGGACTCTGGCACGATCCGCTGCTGGTCGCGCTGCCCGCCTCGCACGCGCTGGCCGCACACCGCCGCCTGGATCTGGCCGATCTGGCCGGGCTGCCCTTGCGCATCGCCTCCCGCGGGGAGAACGCAGTGCTCTTCGACGCCGTCGTCGCCGCCTGCCGCGCAGCGGGTTTCGAGCCGACCTTCGGCCCGCCCTCCACCCGGCTCCAGGACACCCTCGCCGAGCTCGGCGCGGGCGCGACCGGCTGGACCCTGATGTACCCGACAGCGGCAAACACGGTGTCCTCCCGCCGGATCTCCCTGCTTCCGCTCATCGGAGATCCCCTCACCATCCGCATGTCGCTCGCCGTACGGGAAAACGCCGACCCGGCACGCCTGGAGTTGCTGACGGCAGCAAGTGCACGGGTTCGGCGGAAAGTCGCGGGGGAGAACTGA
- a CDS encoding multidrug effflux MFS transporter, producing MKTASTRAPYALLLAVLCSLNAGGLFASDINLPGVPATAHAFHTPVASVQWTFSAFMIGIAVSQAVYGPVSDAYGRKGVIVSGLGLFVVASLVCAVAPTVEVFGAGRLLQALGAGSGMVLGRAVISDLYEERDAARMFATVMPIVGVSPSVAPLVGGYLTTYVSWRAAFAVTALLGLVTLVVMITSIPESLPPERRSKHLGTTLKAYPKLLTRPLFWAYTINLAVAYGGYFGYLAASPLVFEKMGLATQTTSYCYITVSIAYVAGNLTSRTLVRARPVDRLLWMGHGFFLAGALMMLGLGLSGAGRPWGLLVLVFMPVMTFGNGFLLPLSMSAGVTAFRSTAGSASGLMGALQLLAASLGIFLSSRLPAGDLSALGWFVMAAAVLGTAAFALFLSLAARQPSAPQRCDGEFRGAGTEAGDLRGVTAD from the coding sequence ATGAAGACCGCATCGACACGTGCGCCCTACGCGCTGCTGCTCGCCGTTCTGTGCTCGCTGAACGCCGGTGGACTGTTCGCCTCCGACATCAATCTGCCGGGTGTGCCGGCCACCGCGCACGCCTTTCACACCCCGGTCGCGTCCGTGCAGTGGACGTTCAGCGCGTTCATGATCGGCATCGCGGTCTCCCAGGCGGTCTACGGGCCGGTCTCGGACGCGTACGGCCGCAAGGGCGTCATCGTCTCCGGGCTCGGCCTGTTCGTCGTGGCCTCGCTGGTGTGCGCGGTGGCGCCCACGGTCGAGGTGTTCGGTGCCGGCCGGCTCCTCCAGGCGCTGGGCGCCGGGTCGGGCATGGTGCTGGGCCGGGCCGTGATCAGCGACTTGTACGAGGAGAGGGACGCGGCCCGGATGTTCGCCACGGTCATGCCGATCGTGGGTGTCTCCCCGTCCGTCGCTCCCCTGGTGGGCGGCTATCTGACCACGTACGTCTCCTGGCGCGCGGCATTTGCGGTGACCGCCCTGCTCGGCCTGGTGACGCTGGTCGTGATGATCACCTCGATCCCCGAGAGCCTGCCGCCGGAGCGGCGCAGCAAGCACCTCGGCACCACGCTGAAGGCCTACCCCAAGCTGCTGACCCGTCCGCTGTTCTGGGCGTACACGATCAACCTGGCGGTGGCGTACGGCGGTTACTTCGGCTACCTGGCCGCCTCCCCGCTCGTCTTCGAGAAGATGGGCCTGGCCACCCAGACCACCAGTTACTGCTACATCACCGTCTCGATCGCGTACGTCGCGGGCAACCTGACCTCGCGCACCCTGGTCCGCGCGCGGCCTGTTGACCGACTGCTGTGGATGGGCCACGGATTCTTTCTCGCCGGTGCGCTGATGATGCTCGGTCTGGGGCTGAGCGGGGCCGGCCGGCCCTGGGGTCTGCTGGTCCTGGTGTTCATGCCGGTGATGACCTTCGGCAACGGCTTCCTGCTGCCGTTGTCGATGAGTGCGGGGGTGACGGCTTTCCGCTCGACGGCGGGATCGGCGTCCGGCCTGATGGGCGCCCTCCAGTTGCTGGCCGCCTCGCTGGGAATCTTCCTCTCCAGCCGGCTGCCGGCGGGCGATCTCTCCGCCCTGGGCTGGTTCGTCATGGCCGCCGCGGTTCTGGGAACGGCCGCCTTCGCTTTGTTCCTTTCGCTGGCGGCGCGGCAGCCCTCCGCTCCACAAAGGTGTGACGGCGAATTCCGCGGCGCCGGCACGGAGGCCGGTGATCTGCGGGGAGTTACCGCCGACTGA
- a CDS encoding RraA family protein: MTTAPVETEALRERMAGLDTAALSDAMDSLRTPPGVLPGIAARTPGSIACGPAFTVRYREVDDDTGFRNAADYIDDVPPGSVVVVDNGGSRMCTNWGSLLSSVALHRGVCGTVVHGSVRDVKESRTAGYPLFSTGVTMVSGKNRAVLDRTGAEVDIAGTSVRPGDWIFADDNGALRIPADLVEEVVRRAEAVERTESRIRAAALCGDRLDEARARFGYARPWEDKGDHDDH, from the coding sequence ATGACCACCGCTCCCGTGGAAACCGAAGCGCTGCGCGAACGCATGGCCGGGCTGGACACGGCCGCCCTCTCGGACGCCATGGACAGCCTGCGCACCCCGCCCGGCGTGCTGCCCGGCATCGCGGCGCGCACCCCCGGCAGCATCGCCTGCGGACCCGCCTTCACCGTCCGCTACCGCGAGGTCGACGACGACACCGGCTTTCGCAACGCCGCCGACTACATCGACGACGTGCCGCCCGGTTCGGTCGTCGTCGTGGACAACGGCGGCAGCCGCATGTGCACCAACTGGGGCTCCCTCCTCAGTTCCGTCGCACTGCACCGCGGCGTCTGCGGAACGGTCGTGCACGGCTCGGTACGCGATGTGAAGGAGAGCCGCACCGCCGGGTACCCGCTGTTCAGCACCGGTGTGACGATGGTCAGCGGCAAGAACCGGGCGGTGCTGGACCGTACCGGCGCCGAGGTCGACATCGCGGGTACGTCCGTCCGCCCGGGCGACTGGATCTTCGCCGACGACAACGGCGCGCTACGCATCCCGGCCGACCTCGTCGAGGAGGTCGTCCGCCGCGCCGAGGCCGTGGAGCGTACGGAGTCCCGTATCCGGGCGGCGGCGCTCTGCGGCGACAGGCTGGACGAGGCACGCGCCCGCTTCGGCTACGCCCGTCCCTGGGAGGACAAGGGCGACCATGACGACCACTGA